One region of Priestia megaterium genomic DNA includes:
- the pnpS gene encoding two-component system histidine kinase PnpS codes for MNKFRSRLLLALLVLIIIVLVGLGLLLGQLFKNFYFQTFQERMEKEAKLVEMYISEEGITSPALKSKVDQISHSLSVRTTVVQKDGKILVDSNPGSKQQRIEKSIVIQQVLKKQLNSKKSFDQIKEDYDLYYYGIPLIIEGKQEGFVVLSTSFDSLKQVNQQIWGLLIGSLGLALIVILLLGVKIMGRYTRPIESATKVAMELAKGNYKARTYEDYVDETGMLSQSINALARNLQESITNQEMQQDRLRTLIENMGSGMLLIDSRGYINLVNRAYKEQFHIHPDDFLYHLYYEVFEHKEIIKLVEKIFMTEVKVRKQVVLPLNIERRYFDVYGAPIIGLNDEWKGIVLVFHDITELKKLEQVRRDFVANVSHELKTPITSIKGFSETLLDGAMEDPKLREQFLSIILTESQRMESLIQDLLDLSKVEQQGFKLSIHSVDLNTLLYEVITVLSNRANEKEITLTLDTLPEEAWIDGDSQRLMQVFVNLIGNALMYTMPGGTVHVSLEEEEETITVHVQDTGIGIDSDEISRIFERFYRVDKARSRNSGGTGLGLAIVKHLVEAHKGEIEVKSEVNKGTTFSVKLHKYLPQM; via the coding sequence ATGAATAAATTTCGTTCAAGGCTACTTTTGGCTCTATTAGTACTTATTATTATTGTATTAGTAGGTCTTGGCCTGCTGCTGGGGCAGTTGTTTAAAAACTTTTATTTTCAAACGTTTCAAGAGCGAATGGAAAAAGAAGCAAAGCTTGTGGAAATGTACATTAGTGAAGAAGGCATCACAAGTCCTGCTTTAAAATCTAAAGTTGATCAAATCAGTCATTCGCTAAGTGTACGAACGACTGTCGTTCAAAAAGATGGAAAAATATTAGTTGACTCAAATCCAGGTAGCAAGCAGCAAAGAATCGAAAAAAGTATTGTAATCCAACAAGTATTAAAAAAGCAGTTAAACAGCAAAAAAAGCTTTGATCAAATTAAAGAAGATTACGACTTATATTACTATGGTATCCCGCTTATTATAGAAGGTAAGCAAGAGGGATTTGTTGTTTTGAGTACATCGTTTGATTCATTAAAACAAGTAAATCAGCAAATCTGGGGGCTTCTTATTGGAAGCTTAGGTCTAGCTTTGATTGTGATTTTACTCTTAGGTGTAAAGATTATGGGGCGCTATACCCGTCCTATTGAATCGGCAACCAAGGTGGCTATGGAACTTGCAAAAGGGAATTATAAAGCTCGTACATATGAAGATTATGTAGATGAAACAGGGATGCTGAGTCAGTCTATTAACGCACTTGCTCGTAATCTGCAAGAGTCTATCACTAATCAAGAAATGCAGCAGGACAGGCTGCGCACCCTAATTGAAAATATGGGAAGCGGTATGCTTCTTATCGATAGTCGAGGCTATATAAACTTAGTGAATCGAGCTTATAAAGAGCAGTTTCATATACATCCGGACGATTTCCTTTATCACTTGTATTATGAGGTATTTGAGCACAAAGAAATCATTAAACTTGTGGAAAAAATATTTATGACCGAAGTAAAGGTTCGAAAACAAGTCGTTTTGCCTTTAAATATTGAACGAAGATATTTTGATGTTTACGGAGCGCCGATTATTGGCTTAAACGATGAATGGAAAGGCATTGTGCTTGTTTTCCATGATATTACCGAGCTGAAAAAACTAGAACAAGTGCGCCGTGACTTTGTAGCGAATGTGTCTCATGAACTAAAAACGCCTATTACGTCCATTAAAGGGTTTAGTGAGACATTGTTAGACGGTGCCATGGAAGATCCAAAGCTGCGAGAGCAGTTTCTATCTATTATTCTAACGGAAAGCCAGCGCATGGAGAGCCTGATTCAAGATCTTTTGGATTTATCTAAAGTTGAACAGCAAGGTTTTAAACTAAGCATTCATTCAGTAGATTTGAATACCCTTCTCTATGAGGTCATAACAGTGCTATCGAACCGAGCGAATGAAAAAGAAATTACTCTAACGTTAGATACGCTTCCTGAAGAAGCGTGGATTGATGGTGACAGTCAGCGCCTTATGCAAGTGTTCGTTAACTTAATTGGCAATGCGCTCATGTATACAATGCCTGGAGGAACCGTTCACGTTTCGCTTGAAGAGGAAGAAGAAACGATTACGGTTCATGTTCAAGATACAGGTATCGGTATTGATTCTGATGAAATTTCACGTATTTTTGAGCGTTTTTACAGAGTAGATAAAGCAAGAAGCCGCAATTCCGGAGGAACAGGTCTTGGATTAGCAATTGTTAAACATCTTGTTGAAGCTCATAAAGGGGAAATTGAAGTGAAAAGTGAAGTCAATAAAGGGACAACTTTTTCGGTGAAGCTGCACAAGTATTTGCCGCAGATGTAA
- the nrdR gene encoding transcriptional regulator NrdR, with amino-acid sequence MKCPSCHYNGTRVLDSRPVEEGRSIRRRRECEECHYRFTTFEKVEELPLIVVKKDGAREEFSKDKILRGLIKACEKRQVSLKQLEDTVHDIETELRSQGTSEVQSDVVGEMVMERLAAIDEVSYVRFASVYRQFKDINVFIDELKDLIKKERL; translated from the coding sequence ATGAAGTGCCCATCCTGTCATTACAATGGAACGAGAGTGCTGGACTCGCGCCCTGTAGAAGAAGGCCGCTCTATTCGTAGAAGACGTGAATGCGAAGAGTGTCACTATCGTTTTACAACTTTTGAGAAAGTAGAAGAACTTCCGTTAATTGTTGTAAAAAAAGATGGAGCGAGAGAAGAGTTCAGCAAAGACAAAATCCTTCGAGGGTTAATTAAGGCGTGTGAAAAACGCCAAGTAAGCTTAAAACAACTGGAAGATACCGTACACGATATTGAAACAGAGCTGCGCAGTCAGGGTACATCAGAGGTGCAGTCAGATGTGGTAGGAGAAATGGTGATGGAGCGATTAGCTGCTATCGATGAAGTCTCTTATGTTCGATTTGCTTCTGTATACCGACAATTTAAAGACATCAATGTATTTATTGATGAATTAAAAGATTTAATTAAGAAGGAACGACTGTAA
- the mdh gene encoding malate dehydrogenase, whose protein sequence is MANMRKKVSVIGAGFTGATTAFLIGQKELADVVLVDIPQLENPAKGKALDMLEASPVQGFDANITGTANYEDTADSDIVIITAGIARKPGMSRDDLVTTNQKIMKSVTQEVVKYSPNCHIIVLTNPVDAMTYTVFKESGFPKNRVIGQSGVLDSARFRTFVAQELNISVKDITGFVLGGHGDDMVPLVRYSYAGGIPLETLIPKARLEAIVERTRKGGGEIVNLLGNGSAYYAPAASLVEMTEAILKDQRRILPAIAYLEGEYGYNGIYLGVPTVLGAAGIEQVIELELTDSEKAALDQSAKSVKTVMGVLA, encoded by the coding sequence ATGGCAAATATGCGTAAAAAAGTATCTGTTATCGGAGCGGGCTTTACGGGAGCTACAACTGCTTTTTTAATTGGTCAAAAAGAATTAGCTGATGTTGTATTAGTTGATATTCCGCAATTAGAAAATCCAGCTAAAGGTAAAGCGCTGGATATGTTAGAAGCAAGTCCTGTACAAGGCTTTGACGCTAACATTACAGGAACAGCCAACTACGAAGACACAGCTGATTCTGACATTGTCATTATTACAGCTGGTATCGCGCGTAAGCCAGGTATGAGTCGCGATGATTTAGTCACAACGAACCAAAAAATTATGAAGTCTGTTACTCAAGAAGTTGTTAAATACTCGCCAAACTGTCACATTATCGTGTTAACAAACCCGGTAGATGCTATGACGTACACAGTATTTAAAGAATCTGGTTTTCCTAAAAACCGCGTAATCGGTCAATCAGGCGTATTAGATTCTGCACGTTTCCGTACGTTCGTAGCGCAGGAGTTAAACATTTCAGTGAAAGATATCACAGGTTTTGTACTTGGTGGACATGGCGACGATATGGTACCTCTTGTACGCTACTCATATGCTGGCGGTATTCCTCTTGAAACGCTTATTCCAAAAGCGCGTCTTGAAGCAATTGTTGAAAGAACACGCAAAGGCGGCGGCGAGATCGTTAACTTATTAGGCAACGGAAGTGCGTACTACGCTCCTGCTGCTTCTTTAGTGGAAATGACAGAAGCGATCTTAAAAGATCAGCGTCGTATTTTACCAGCGATTGCTTACCTAGAGGGTGAATATGGTTATAACGGCATCTACTTAGGTGTTCCGACCGTATTAGGAGCTGCAGGAATTGAGCAAGTAATTGAATTAGAACTTACTGATTCTGAAAAAGCTGCGTTAGATCAATCAGCAAAATCAGTCAAAACTGTCATGGGTGTATTAGCTTAA
- the speD gene encoding adenosylmethionine decarboxylase has protein sequence METMGRHVISELWGCDFDKLNDIDYIEKTFVDAALKSGAEVREVAFHKFAPQGVSGVVIISESHLTIHSFPEHGYASIDVYTCGHLDPTIAADYIADALSAQTRETIELPRGMGPVQVKQTKANAL, from the coding sequence ATGGAAACAATGGGTCGTCATGTCATCTCAGAATTATGGGGATGCGATTTCGATAAGTTAAATGATATTGATTATATTGAAAAAACGTTTGTTGATGCAGCTTTAAAATCTGGTGCGGAAGTTCGCGAAGTAGCGTTCCATAAATTTGCACCTCAAGGTGTAAGTGGCGTTGTTATTATTTCAGAATCACATTTAACGATTCACAGCTTCCCAGAGCATGGTTATGCAAGTATCGATGTTTATACTTGTGGTCATTTAGATCCTACAATCGCAGCAGATTATATTGCAGATGCTCTAAGTGCACAGACACGTGAAACAATTGAATTACCACGTGGAATGGGTCCTGTTCAGGTAAAACAAACTAAAGCGAATGCACTTTAA
- a CDS encoding glyceraldehyde-3-phosphate dehydrogenase has protein sequence MKARIAINGFGRIGRMVFRTAIIEENLDIIAINASYPAETLAHLIKYDSIHGPFNGDVKCDDDALIVNGKRIQLLNSRDPLNLPWKELGIDLVVEATGKFNSREKAQLHIEAGAKKVVLTAPGKQEDITIVMGVNEREFDVNQHNIISNASCTTNCLAPVVKVLDEAFTIENGLMTTVHAYTNDQKNIDNPHKDLRRARACAQSIIPTTTGAAKALSLVLPHLKGKLHGMALRVPTPNVSLVDLVVDVRKPVTMEDVNLAFIKAAEGPLKNILNLTMEPLVSIDFNTNPHSAIVDGLSTIVMEDHKIKVLAWYDNEWGYSQRVVDLVRYIAAEMRNGSKIRVS, from the coding sequence ATGAAAGCACGTATTGCCATTAATGGTTTTGGGAGAATAGGAAGAATGGTTTTTCGCACAGCGATTATAGAGGAGAATTTAGATATTATTGCCATAAATGCATCTTATCCAGCAGAAACATTAGCACATTTAATCAAATATGACTCTATACACGGACCATTTAATGGAGATGTTAAATGTGATGATGATGCGCTAATTGTTAACGGTAAAAGAATCCAGCTATTAAATTCACGCGATCCGCTGAATTTGCCTTGGAAAGAGCTTGGGATTGATTTAGTCGTTGAAGCAACAGGGAAATTTAATTCAAGAGAAAAAGCGCAGTTACATATTGAAGCAGGTGCGAAAAAAGTTGTCTTAACGGCACCGGGTAAACAAGAAGATATTACTATTGTGATGGGCGTAAACGAACGAGAGTTTGATGTGAATCAGCATAACATTATCTCTAATGCCTCTTGTACGACAAATTGTCTAGCTCCAGTTGTCAAGGTGTTAGACGAAGCGTTCACAATTGAAAACGGTTTAATGACGACCGTTCACGCATATACAAATGATCAAAAGAATATTGATAACCCGCATAAAGACTTGCGAAGAGCCCGTGCGTGTGCTCAATCAATTATTCCTACAACAACTGGGGCAGCCAAGGCGCTTTCATTAGTTCTTCCTCATTTAAAAGGAAAGCTTCATGGAATGGCGCTGCGCGTTCCTACGCCGAACGTATCGCTTGTCGATTTAGTTGTGGATGTAAGGAAACCTGTGACGATGGAAGATGTTAATCTAGCGTTCATTAAAGCTGCTGAAGGACCATTAAAGAATATTTTAAATTTAACAATGGAACCACTCGTATCAATTGACTTTAATACAAATCCTCATTCAGCGATTGTAGATGGACTATCGACTATCGTAATGGAAGATCATAAAATTAAAGTGTTAGCTTGGTACGATAACGAGTGGGGCTACTCTCAGCGCGTAGTCGATTTGGTAAGATATATTGCTGCAGAAATGCGTAATGGATCAAAGATAAGAGTAAGCTAA
- a CDS encoding MaoC family dehydratase, producing MVLGKKQKIGRSIEDIKVGEKLTLTERIEDKDILLYLGLTNDSNPLYIQHDYASQTPFKKPIVPSIMITGIMTAAISKYLPGPGSHVAEHTVAFPKKIHHYSTIEFLFEVTEVDVSSKTVTIEVEAVNEQKEKVVTARFLVYPPLRLPSVETHDFENF from the coding sequence ATGGTATTAGGTAAAAAACAAAAAATAGGTCGAAGTATTGAAGATATAAAAGTTGGAGAAAAATTAACGCTAACTGAACGAATTGAAGATAAAGATATCTTATTGTACTTAGGGCTGACAAATGATTCTAACCCTTTATACATTCAGCATGATTATGCATCTCAGACACCTTTTAAGAAACCTATTGTGCCAAGCATTATGATTACCGGTATTATGACAGCAGCCATTTCAAAGTACTTGCCCGGACCTGGAAGCCATGTTGCAGAACATACGGTTGCCTTTCCCAAAAAAATTCATCATTATAGTACGATTGAATTTTTATTTGAAGTCACAGAGGTAGATGTTTCTTCTAAAACTGTTACGATTGAAGTAGAAGCGGTCAATGAACAAAAAGAGAAAGTAGTAACGGCTCGGTTTCTTGTGTATCCGCCGCTTAGACTTCCATCAGTAGAGACACATGACTTTGAAAATTTTTAA
- the mutM gene encoding DNA-formamidopyrimidine glycosylase, whose protein sequence is MPELPEVETVRRTLIELASGKTIERVTVKWPNIIKRPEQVEQFCDALVGQTIRDVERRGKFLKIVLDDYTMVSHLRMEGKYALHENADEPDKHVHVFFHFTDGTELRYRDVRKFGTMHLFKKGEEDLFPPLIGLGPEPFDETFNPSQLKMRIGKTSRKIKPVLLDQNVVVGLGNIYVDEALFRAGIHPERVASQLTDEEYEKLYEEIVATLQEAVKQGGSTIRTYVNTQGQIGMFQQQLYVYGRKGESCKICGTPIEKFVVGGRGTHICPNCQPAKK, encoded by the coding sequence GTGCCAGAATTACCAGAAGTTGAGACCGTCAGACGTACGTTGATTGAATTAGCCAGTGGTAAGACCATTGAGCGTGTAACCGTTAAATGGCCTAATATTATCAAACGTCCTGAGCAAGTTGAGCAGTTTTGTGACGCGCTTGTTGGACAAACCATTCGAGATGTTGAACGCAGAGGTAAGTTTTTGAAAATTGTACTCGATGATTATACGATGGTTTCTCATCTGCGTATGGAAGGAAAATATGCTCTCCATGAAAATGCAGACGAACCAGATAAGCATGTACACGTCTTTTTTCACTTCACCGACGGAACAGAATTACGATACCGGGATGTAAGGAAATTTGGTACCATGCACTTATTTAAAAAGGGAGAGGAAGATCTGTTTCCTCCTCTTATTGGCCTTGGACCTGAACCGTTTGACGAAACATTTAATCCAAGTCAGTTAAAAATGCGAATCGGCAAAACCTCTCGAAAAATCAAGCCGGTTTTACTCGATCAAAATGTCGTGGTTGGGCTAGGGAATATTTATGTAGATGAAGCACTATTTCGCGCAGGGATTCACCCTGAACGAGTGGCCAGCCAATTAACAGACGAAGAGTATGAAAAATTGTACGAAGAAATTGTAGCGACCCTTCAAGAAGCGGTGAAACAAGGGGGCAGCACAATTCGTACGTATGTAAACACACAGGGGCAAATAGGCATGTTTCAGCAGCAGCTTTACGTGTACGGAAGAAAAGGCGAATCCTGTAAAATTTGCGGTACCCCAATTGAAAAATTTGTTGTAGGCGGTAGAGGAACACATATCTGCCCAAATTGTCAGCCGGCTAAAAAATAA
- the ytaF gene encoding sporulation membrane protein YtaF — translation MITFSLLILAFAVSLDSFSVGLTYGLRKVKIPLKSIFIISCCSAFSLMFSMFLGKVLTHLFSVDVLNKVGGGILVLLGMWILYQFFCPADSSRVKEEKTLVKIEIKSIGLVINVLKKPTAADLDNSGSITGIEAFILGIALSLDAFGAGFGAALLGYSPYALAIAVALMSSLFLSAGIQFGKVFSRLSWMKMFSFLPGVLLIILGIFRF, via the coding sequence ATGATAACATTTTCTTTACTTATTCTTGCTTTTGCCGTAAGTCTTGACAGCTTTAGCGTTGGCCTGACATACGGACTTCGAAAGGTGAAAATCCCGCTGAAATCCATTTTTATTATTTCATGTTGCTCAGCATTTTCTTTAATGTTTTCTATGTTTTTAGGAAAGGTACTTACGCATCTATTTTCAGTGGATGTACTAAATAAAGTAGGCGGAGGTATTCTTGTTCTACTTGGAATGTGGATTTTATACCAGTTTTTTTGTCCGGCAGATTCATCTCGAGTGAAAGAAGAAAAAACATTAGTGAAAATTGAAATTAAGTCAATTGGCTTAGTCATTAACGTATTGAAAAAACCAACGGCAGCAGATTTAGATAATTCAGGTTCCATCACTGGGATTGAAGCATTTATACTTGGAATTGCATTATCTCTTGATGCATTTGGAGCAGGGTTTGGAGCAGCTTTATTAGGTTATTCGCCGTATGCTTTAGCAATTGCTGTAGCTCTTATGAGTTCACTTTTTTTAAGTGCTGGCATACAGTTTGGCAAAGTTTTTTCACGTTTATCATGGATGAAAATGTTTTCCTTTTTACCGGGAGTTCTGCTTATTATTTTAGGTATTTTTAGATTTTAA
- the coaE gene encoding dephospho-CoA kinase (Dephospho-CoA kinase (CoaE) performs the final step in coenzyme A biosynthesis.), producing the protein MSIVIGLTGGIASGKSTVTGMLRDINIPVIDADHIAKEVVEPGKEAYNQIVETFGRAILHENAEINRAALGEIVFSQEEERKKLNAIVHPAVRKEMLSQKERYIEEGYDAVVLDIPLLFESDLTHLVDKVVVVYVDEPVQLERLKSRNDLSTKDAYARIHAQLPLIQKVALADAVINNNGPVEETKQQLLSILALWLD; encoded by the coding sequence ATGTCAATTGTAATTGGATTAACGGGCGGAATTGCTAGTGGAAAAAGTACGGTAACCGGAATGCTGAGAGATATTAATATTCCAGTAATCGATGCTGACCACATTGCAAAAGAAGTCGTCGAACCAGGAAAAGAAGCATATAACCAAATTGTAGAGACGTTCGGCCGTGCCATTCTTCACGAAAATGCGGAGATCAATCGAGCGGCTTTAGGGGAAATTGTGTTTTCTCAAGAGGAAGAACGTAAAAAGTTGAATGCAATTGTACACCCTGCGGTAAGAAAAGAAATGCTTTCTCAAAAGGAAAGGTATATCGAGGAAGGATACGATGCTGTGGTATTAGATATTCCGCTGCTGTTTGAAAGTGATTTGACGCATTTAGTCGACAAAGTAGTGGTTGTATATGTCGATGAGCCTGTGCAGCTAGAAAGGTTAAAATCTCGTAATGATCTCTCGACGAAAGATGCCTATGCACGTATCCACGCACAGCTGCCTTTGATTCAGAAAGTAGCCTTAGCCGATGCGGTGATCAATAACAACGGACCTGTAGAGGAAACAAAACAACAGCTTTTAAGTATATTAGCCCTATGGCTAGATTAA
- the polA gene encoding DNA polymerase I: MTQKLVLIDGNSIAYRAFFALPLLNNDKGIHTNAIYGFTTMLTRILEEEKPTHLLVAFDAGKTTFRHKTFTEYKGGRQKTPPELSEQFPFIRELLDAYGIKRYELPEYEADDIIGTLSKQAEQKGMAVKVISGDKDLLQLVSEHVTVDITRKGITDVDSYTPAAIDEKYGITAAQIIDMKGLMGDSSDNIPGVPGVGEKTALKLLKEFETVENVLQSIDQVSGKKLKEKLEDNRESAIMSKKLATIYCEAPLEVSVEDAKYDGFESSKVISLFKELGFNSLLAKFGESAEEEADFEELTFEIVQEVHDDMLTSEAALIVEGYEENYHHNQLLGFGISNKNGHYFIDKDTALSSSKFTAWLEDEDVKKTVFNGKRTIVSLKWAGHEIKGIEHDVMIASYILNPAEANDDLATIAKLKGYHQVQSDEAVYGKGAKRSIAEAAQLAEHVIRKAAAVAYLKEVLEKELVENEQFELFEKLEMPLAIVLADMEYQGVKIDRARLDEMGEDLREQLEKIEAKIYEYAGQEFNINSPKQLGVVLFEKMQLPVIKKTKTGYSTSADVLEQLASAHDIIPEILQYRQLGKLQSTYIEGLKKVIHESDGKVHTRFNQTLTQTGRLSSVDPNLQNIPIRLEEGKKIRGAFVPSQPDWLIFAADYSQIELRVLAHIANDEKLIDAFKHDLDIHTKTAMDVFHVEREEVTSNMRRQAKAVNFGIVYGISDYGLSQSLGITRKAAATFIERYLKSFPGVQEYMDTIVRDAKEKGYVTTLLHRRRYLPEITSRNFNLRSFAERTAMNTPIQGTAADIIKKAMIEMDKRLKDENLQAKLLLQVHDELIFEAPEEEIKILEKIVPEVMEHALELEVPLKVDYSYGKTWYEAK, from the coding sequence ATGACACAAAAACTAGTATTAATTGACGGGAATAGTATTGCCTACCGTGCATTTTTTGCTTTGCCGCTTTTAAACAATGATAAAGGAATACATACAAATGCCATATACGGCTTTACTACAATGCTGACACGTATTTTAGAGGAAGAGAAGCCAACGCATTTACTGGTGGCTTTTGATGCAGGGAAAACAACGTTTCGTCACAAAACATTTACAGAATATAAAGGAGGCAGACAAAAGACGCCTCCTGAACTTTCAGAGCAGTTTCCCTTTATTCGTGAGTTATTAGATGCATATGGAATTAAGCGCTATGAACTGCCTGAGTACGAAGCAGATGATATTATCGGTACACTTTCAAAACAAGCAGAACAAAAAGGAATGGCCGTGAAAGTCATTTCCGGTGATAAAGATTTACTTCAGCTTGTGTCAGAGCATGTAACCGTAGATATTACGAGAAAAGGAATTACGGATGTGGATTCCTATACGCCTGCAGCCATTGATGAAAAATATGGAATCACGGCTGCGCAAATCATTGATATGAAGGGTCTTATGGGAGACAGCTCAGATAATATTCCAGGCGTGCCCGGAGTTGGAGAAAAAACAGCCTTAAAGTTATTAAAAGAGTTTGAAACCGTTGAAAATGTATTGCAATCTATCGATCAAGTCAGCGGTAAAAAATTAAAAGAAAAGCTAGAAGATAATCGTGAATCAGCCATCATGAGTAAAAAGCTTGCAACTATTTATTGCGAAGCGCCTCTTGAAGTATCTGTAGAAGATGCGAAATATGACGGGTTTGAATCTTCAAAGGTCATCTCTTTATTTAAAGAGCTTGGGTTTAATTCTCTGCTTGCTAAATTTGGTGAATCAGCAGAAGAGGAAGCAGATTTTGAAGAACTGACGTTTGAAATAGTGCAGGAAGTTCACGATGATATGTTAACAAGCGAAGCAGCTCTGATCGTAGAAGGTTATGAAGAAAACTATCATCACAATCAGCTGCTCGGTTTTGGAATCAGCAACAAAAACGGCCACTATTTTATTGATAAAGACACAGCTCTTTCATCTTCCAAGTTTACAGCATGGCTAGAAGATGAAGATGTAAAAAAGACGGTATTTAATGGAAAACGTACGATTGTATCGTTAAAATGGGCGGGGCATGAAATTAAAGGAATTGAACATGATGTAATGATTGCTTCTTACATCTTAAATCCCGCTGAAGCAAATGATGACCTAGCGACAATTGCAAAATTAAAAGGATATCATCAAGTGCAATCAGATGAAGCGGTGTATGGAAAAGGAGCTAAGCGAAGCATTGCGGAAGCTGCTCAGCTAGCTGAGCATGTTATAAGAAAAGCAGCCGCCGTAGCTTATTTAAAAGAAGTGTTGGAAAAAGAATTGGTTGAAAATGAACAGTTTGAGCTGTTTGAAAAGCTTGAAATGCCTCTTGCCATTGTCCTTGCCGATATGGAATATCAAGGGGTGAAAATTGATCGGGCGCGTTTGGATGAAATGGGCGAAGATCTTCGAGAACAGCTTGAAAAAATTGAAGCGAAAATCTACGAATACGCTGGACAAGAATTCAATATTAATTCACCAAAGCAGCTAGGAGTTGTTCTTTTTGAAAAAATGCAGCTTCCAGTCATAAAGAAAACAAAAACAGGCTATTCCACATCAGCTGATGTATTAGAGCAATTAGCTAGCGCCCATGATATTATCCCAGAGATTTTACAATACCGTCAGCTAGGAAAATTACAGTCTACGTATATCGAAGGGTTAAAAAAGGTTATTCATGAAAGCGATGGAAAAGTTCATACCCGCTTTAATCAAACGTTAACTCAAACGGGAAGGTTAAGCTCAGTAGATCCTAACTTGCAAAACATCCCGATTCGTCTTGAAGAAGGTAAAAAAATAAGAGGTGCGTTCGTGCCTTCACAGCCTGATTGGTTAATATTTGCGGCGGATTATTCACAAATTGAGCTGCGCGTACTGGCTCATATTGCAAATGATGAAAAGCTAATTGATGCGTTTAAGCATGACTTAGATATTCATACGAAAACAGCGATGGATGTGTTCCACGTCGAAAGAGAAGAAGTAACGTCGAATATGCGCCGTCAGGCTAAAGCAGTTAATTTTGGAATCGTCTATGGCATCAGTGATTACGGTTTATCGCAAAGTTTAGGAATTACAAGAAAAGCAGCGGCTACTTTTATTGAACGCTATTTAAAAAGCTTCCCGGGTGTACAGGAGTATATGGATACGATTGTGCGCGATGCAAAAGAAAAGGGATACGTAACAACGCTCTTGCACCGCCGCCGTTACTTGCCTGAAATCACGAGCCGAAACTTTAACCTCCGCAGCTTCGCTGAGCGTACAGCTATGAATACGCCTATTCAAGGGACAGCAGCTGATATTATTAAAAAAGCAATGATTGAAATGGATAAGCGCTTAAAAGATGAAAATCTTCAGGCTAAGCTGCTGCTTCAAGTACACGATGAGCTGATTTTTGAAGCCCCAGAAGAAGAAATTAAAATTTTAGAGAAAATCGTACCAGAAGTAATGGAGCATGCTTTAGAGCTAGAAGTTCCGTTGAAAGTAGATTATTCTTACGGAAAGACTTGGTACGAAGCAAAGTAG
- a CDS encoding response regulator transcription factor has translation MSKKLLVVDDEQSISTLLQYNLQQAGFTVETAEDGEEGYNKALEGKPDLIVLDLMLPKMDGIEVCKKLRQQKVMTPILMLTAKDDEFDKVLGLELGADDYMTKPFSPREVVARVKAILRRTQIIAQENEQEEDGERIMIGDLKILPDHYEAYFNQEQLELTPKEFELLLYLAKYKGRVLTRDQLLSAVWNYDFAGDTRIVDVHISHLREKIEHNTRKPVYIKTIRGLGYKLEEPKVDE, from the coding sequence ATGAGTAAGAAATTATTAGTCGTAGATGATGAACAATCAATTTCAACATTATTACAATATAATTTACAACAAGCTGGCTTTACAGTAGAAACAGCTGAAGATGGGGAAGAAGGATACAACAAGGCATTAGAAGGAAAACCTGATTTAATTGTGTTAGACTTGATGCTTCCTAAAATGGATGGAATTGAAGTTTGTAAAAAGCTTCGTCAGCAAAAAGTGATGACGCCTATTTTAATGTTAACTGCAAAAGACGATGAGTTTGACAAGGTATTAGGGCTAGAACTTGGCGCAGATGACTACATGACGAAACCATTTAGTCCTCGAGAAGTAGTAGCCCGTGTAAAAGCCATTTTACGCAGAACACAAATTATTGCTCAGGAAAATGAACAGGAGGAAGATGGCGAACGCATCATGATTGGTGATTTAAAAATTCTTCCAGATCATTATGAGGCCTACTTTAATCAAGAGCAGCTTGAGCTTACTCCGAAAGAATTCGAGTTATTATTATATTTGGCAAAATACAAAGGACGGGTATTAACTCGTGATCAGCTGCTGAGTGCAGTGTGGAATTATGATTTTGCCGGAGATACGCGAATTGTAGATGTGCACATCAGCCATCTGCGTGAGAAAATTGAACATAATACGCGAAAACCGGTTTATATAAAAACGATTAGAGGATTAGGATATAAGCTGGAGGAACCAAAGGTAGATGAATAA